A window of the Serratia sarumanii genome harbors these coding sequences:
- the recJ gene encoding single-stranded-DNA-specific exonuclease RecJ: MSIKTQLRRRPAADDTHLPASLPPLLRRLYALRGVQAEQELERGVKGMLPWQQLDGIDAAVSLLQQALADGRRIMVVGDFDADGATSTALTVLALRSMGGASVDYLVPNRFEDGYGLSPEVVEQAAARGAELIVTVDNGISSHAGVDVAHAKGMQVLVTDHHLPGETLPAAEAIVNPNLRGCAFPSKSLAGVGVAFYLMLALRARLRDSGWFEQRALAMPNLAELLDLVALGTVADVVPLDANNRILVYQGLNRIRAGKCRPGIRALLEVANRDARQLAANDLGFALGPRLNAAGRLDDMSIGVALLLSDDIAQARMLANDLDALNQTRREIEQGMQVEALQLCDQLERTSTELPYGLAMYHPEWHQGVVGILASRIKERFHRPVIAFAPAGDGILKGSGRSVPGLHMRDALERLDMLNPGLMMKFGGHAMAAGLSLEEARFDEFRQRFGELVGEWLDPAMLEGVIWSDGELAMQELSLTTAELLREGGPWGQAFPEPTFDGKFRILQQRLVGEKHLKLMVEPLGGGPLLDGIAFNVDTTLWPDSSVREVELAYKLDVNEFRGNRNVQLLIQHLWPR, encoded by the coding sequence GTGAGTATCAAAACGCAACTACGTCGCCGCCCGGCGGCGGACGACACGCATCTGCCCGCCAGTTTGCCGCCGCTGCTGCGCCGGCTTTACGCCCTGCGCGGCGTGCAGGCTGAGCAGGAGCTGGAACGCGGCGTCAAGGGCATGCTGCCCTGGCAACAGCTGGACGGCATCGACGCCGCCGTCAGCCTGCTGCAACAGGCGCTGGCCGACGGCCGCCGCATCATGGTGGTGGGCGATTTCGACGCCGACGGCGCCACCAGCACCGCACTGACGGTGCTGGCGCTGCGCAGCATGGGCGGCGCCAGCGTCGACTACCTGGTGCCGAACCGCTTTGAAGACGGCTACGGCCTGAGCCCCGAAGTGGTGGAGCAGGCGGCGGCGCGCGGTGCGGAGCTGATCGTCACCGTCGATAACGGCATCTCCTCCCACGCCGGCGTCGACGTGGCGCACGCCAAGGGCATGCAGGTGCTGGTGACCGATCACCACCTGCCGGGCGAGACCCTGCCGGCGGCCGAAGCGATCGTCAATCCCAACCTGCGCGGCTGCGCCTTCCCGTCCAAATCGCTGGCCGGGGTGGGCGTCGCGTTCTACCTGATGCTGGCGCTGCGCGCCCGGCTGCGGGACAGCGGCTGGTTCGAACAGCGCGCGCTGGCGATGCCCAATCTGGCGGAACTGTTGGATCTGGTGGCGCTCGGCACCGTGGCCGACGTGGTGCCGCTGGACGCCAACAACCGCATTCTGGTGTATCAGGGGTTAAACCGCATCCGTGCCGGCAAATGCCGTCCGGGCATCCGCGCGCTGCTTGAGGTGGCCAACCGCGATGCCCGCCAGCTGGCGGCCAACGATCTCGGTTTCGCTCTCGGCCCGCGTCTTAACGCCGCCGGCAGGCTGGACGACATGTCGATCGGCGTGGCGCTGCTGCTGAGCGATGACATCGCGCAGGCGCGTATGCTGGCCAACGATCTCGACGCGCTGAACCAGACGCGACGCGAGATAGAGCAGGGCATGCAGGTGGAAGCCCTGCAGCTGTGCGACCAGTTGGAGCGCACCAGTACCGAGCTGCCTTACGGGCTGGCGATGTATCACCCGGAATGGCACCAGGGCGTGGTGGGTATCCTCGCCTCACGTATCAAAGAGCGTTTCCACCGCCCGGTGATCGCGTTCGCGCCTGCGGGCGACGGCATCCTGAAAGGCTCCGGCCGTTCGGTGCCTGGCCTGCACATGCGCGACGCGCTGGAGCGGCTGGATATGCTGAACCCCGGGCTGATGATGAAGTTCGGCGGCCACGCGATGGCGGCCGGGCTGTCGCTGGAAGAGGCCAGGTTCGACGAGTTCCGCCAGCGCTTCGGCGAGCTGGTGGGGGAATGGCTCGATCCGGCGATGCTGGAAGGGGTTATCTGGTCTGACGGCGAGCTGGCGATGCAGGAGCTGTCGCTGACGACGGCGGAGCTGCTGCGCGAGGGCGGCCCGTGGGGCCAGGCGTTCCCGGAACCGACCTTCGACGGTAAGTTCCGCATCCTGCAGCAGCGGCTGGTGGGCGAGAAACACCTGAAGCTGATGGTGGAGCCGCTCGGCGGCGGCCCGCTGCTCGACGGCATCGCATTCAACGTGGACACCACGCTGTGGCCGGACAGCAGCGTGCGCGAGGTCGAACTGGCCTACAAGCTCGACGTCAACGAGTTCCGCGGCAATCGTAACGTGCAGCTGCTGATCCAGCATCTTTGGCCGCGCTGA
- the prfB gene encoding peptide chain release factor 2 (programmed frameshift), with the protein MFEINPVKNRIQDLSERTAVLRGYLDYDAKKERLEEVNAELEQPDVWNEPERAQALGKERAALEAIVETIDQLEQGGEDVGGLLELAVEADDEETFNEAVAELDQLMSKLDQLEFRRMFSGEYDSADCYLDIQAGSGGTEAQDWASMLLRMYLRWAEAKGFKTEVIEESDGDVAGLKSATIKIIGDYAFGWLRTETGVHRLVRKSPFDSGGRRHTSFSSVFIYPEVDDDIDIEINPADLRIDVYRASGAGGQHVNKTESAVRITHLPTNIVVQCQNDRSQHKNKDQAFKQLRAKLYEFEMQKKNADKQTMEDNKSDIGWGSQIRSYVLDDSRIKDLRTNVETRNTQAVLDGDLDKFIEASLKAGL; encoded by the exons ATGTTTGAAATTAACCCGGTAAAAAACCGAATTCAGGACCTGTCCGAGCGGACTGCGGTTCTTAGGGGGTATCTT GACTATGATGCCAAGAAGGAACGCCTAGAAGAAGTCAACGCCGAGCTGGAACAGCCGGACGTGTGGAACGAGCCGGAGCGCGCACAGGCGCTCGGCAAAGAGCGCGCCGCGCTGGAAGCCATCGTTGAAACCATCGATCAGCTGGAGCAGGGCGGCGAAGACGTCGGCGGGCTGCTGGAACTGGCGGTGGAAGCCGACGATGAAGAGACCTTCAACGAAGCGGTCGCCGAGCTGGATCAGCTGATGAGCAAGCTGGATCAGTTGGAATTCCGCCGCATGTTCTCCGGCGAATACGACAGCGCCGACTGCTATCTGGATATCCAGGCCGGCTCCGGCGGCACCGAAGCGCAGGACTGGGCCAGCATGCTGCTGCGCATGTACCTGCGCTGGGCCGAAGCCAAGGGCTTCAAGACCGAAGTGATCGAAGAGTCCGACGGCGACGTCGCGGGCCTGAAATCTGCCACCATCAAGATCATCGGCGATTACGCGTTCGGCTGGTTGCGCACTGAAACCGGCGTTCACCGCCTGGTGCGCAAGAGCCCGTTCGACTCCGGCGGCCGTCGCCACACCTCGTTCAGCTCGGTGTTCATCTACCCGGAAGTCGACGACGATATCGATATCGAAATCAACCCGGCGGATCTGCGTATCGACGTGTACCGCGCCTCCGGTGCGGGCGGTCAGCACGTCAACAAAACCGAATCCGCCGTACGTATTACTCACCTGCCAACCAACATCGTGGTGCAGTGCCAGAACGATCGTTCTCAGCATAAGAACAAGGATCAAGCGTTTAAACAGCTGCGAGCCAAGCTGTACGAGTTTGAGATGCAAAAGAAAAATGCTGATAAGCAGACGATGGAAGACAACAAGTCCGACATCGGCTGGGGCAGCCAAATCCGTTCTTACGTGCTGGATGACTCCCGCATCAAGGATTTGCGCACCAACGTCGAAACGCGTAACACGCAGGCCGTACTGGATGGCGACCTGGATAAATTCATTGAGGCAAGTTTGAAAGCCGGGTTATGA
- the lysS gene encoding lysine--tRNA ligase, with protein MSEQQVQGADQALDLNNELQSRREKLAGLRENGIAFPNDFRRDSTSDKLHAAYGDKDNEELEALGVEVTVAGRMMTRRIMGKASFVTLQDVGGRIQLYVARDDLAEGVYNDQFKKWDLGDILGARGKLFKTKTGELSIHCTELRLLTKALRPLPDKFHGLADQETRYRQRYLDLIANEESRNTFKVRSQVMSAIRNFMVERGFMEVETPMMQVIPGGASARPFITHHNALDIDMYLRIAPELYLKRLVVGGFERVFEINRNFRNEGVSPRHNPEFTMMELYMAYADYKDLIELTETLFRTLTEKVLGTSQVQYGDEVFDFGKPFEKLTMTEAIKKYRPETDLADLADMGKAVAIAESIGIKVEKSWGLGRVVTEIFEEVAESHLIQPTFITEYPAEVSPLARRNDVNPEITDRFEFFIGGREIGNGFSELNDAEDQAQRFADQVNAKDAGDDEAMFYDEDYVTALEHGLPPTAGLGIGIDRMVMLFTNSHTIRDVILFPAMRPQK; from the coding sequence ATGTCTGAACAACAAGTACAGGGCGCCGATCAGGCGCTGGATCTCAATAACGAACTGCAGTCCCGCCGCGAGAAACTGGCCGGCCTGCGCGAGAACGGCATTGCGTTCCCGAACGACTTCCGTCGTGACTCCACCTCCGACAAACTGCATGCCGCGTACGGCGATAAAGACAACGAAGAGCTGGAAGCGCTGGGCGTAGAAGTGACCGTCGCCGGCCGCATGATGACCCGCCGTATTATGGGCAAGGCATCCTTCGTCACGCTGCAGGACGTGGGCGGCCGCATTCAGCTGTACGTCGCGCGCGACGATCTGGCTGAAGGCGTGTACAACGACCAGTTCAAGAAGTGGGACCTGGGCGATATTCTCGGCGCACGCGGCAAGCTGTTCAAAACCAAGACCGGCGAACTGTCGATCCACTGCACCGAGCTGCGTCTGCTGACCAAAGCGCTGCGCCCGCTGCCGGACAAATTCCACGGCCTGGCGGATCAGGAAACCCGTTACCGCCAGCGTTACCTGGACCTGATCGCCAACGAAGAATCGCGCAACACCTTCAAGGTGCGTTCGCAGGTGATGTCGGCTATCCGCAACTTCATGGTGGAACGCGGCTTCATGGAAGTCGAAACCCCGATGATGCAGGTGATCCCGGGCGGTGCGTCCGCGCGTCCGTTCATCACGCACCACAACGCGCTGGATATCGATATGTACCTGCGCATCGCGCCGGAACTGTATCTGAAGCGTCTGGTAGTTGGTGGCTTTGAGCGCGTGTTCGAAATCAACCGTAACTTCCGTAACGAAGGCGTTTCTCCGCGTCACAACCCAGAGTTCACCATGATGGAACTCTACATGGCTTACGCGGATTACAAAGACCTGATCGAGCTGACCGAGACGCTGTTCCGCACCCTGACCGAGAAAGTGCTGGGCACCTCTCAGGTGCAGTACGGCGACGAAGTGTTCGACTTCGGCAAGCCGTTCGAGAAGCTGACCATGACCGAGGCGATCAAGAAATACCGCCCGGAAACCGATCTGGCTGACCTGGCCGACATGGGTAAAGCGGTGGCCATCGCCGAATCCATCGGCATCAAGGTTGAGAAGAGCTGGGGTCTGGGCCGCGTCGTGACCGAGATCTTCGAAGAAGTGGCGGAAAGCCATCTGATTCAGCCGACCTTCATCACCGAGTACCCGGCTGAAGTATCGCCGCTGGCGCGCCGCAACGACGTTAACCCGGAAATCACCGACCGCTTCGAGTTCTTCATCGGCGGCCGTGAAATCGGCAACGGCTTCTCCGAGCTGAACGACGCCGAAGACCAGGCGCAGCGCTTCGCCGATCAGGTGAACGCCAAAGACGCCGGCGACGACGAAGCGATGTTCTACGACGAAGACTACGTCACCGCGCTGGAGCACGGCCTGCCGCCGACCGCCGGTCTGGGCATCGGTATCGACCGCATGGTGATGCTGTTCACCAACAGCCACACCATCCGCGACGTGATTCTGTTCCCGGCGATGCGCCCGCAGAAATAA
- a CDS encoding cysteine desulfurase-like protein encodes MTFTPELARRQFSALSQQIDGKPAIFFDGPGGAQVSRGVLEKMTDYLGKYNANLGGHYFSSRVTGEVMGQARESVRALLNAPSPDNIVFGMNMTTLTFHLSRIISRDWQAGDEVIVTALDHYANVSSWQQAAADKGAVVHQIPLESADCSLDAAKVCERINANTRLVAVSYASNVTGSIVDIKTIVEAAHRVGAQVYVDAVHYAPHNLIDVQALGCDFLVCSAYKFFGPHVGMAYIAPQWLQRLRPYKVEPATDVGPGRFETGTQSFEALAGVAAAIDYLAQWGTPGAPLRQRLQESFAAYHQHEEALCRHFLQRLQQLDGVRLYGHSQADSARRTPTFALTFNGQTPDAIARHLGQHNICAGSGHFYALGLIQQLGLQDGGVLRIGMMHYNTQGEIDTLFKVIAEDILS; translated from the coding sequence ATGACCTTTACGCCCGAGCTCGCCCGACGCCAGTTCAGCGCCCTGTCTCAGCAAATCGACGGCAAACCGGCGATCTTTTTCGACGGCCCCGGTGGAGCGCAGGTTTCACGGGGCGTGCTGGAAAAAATGACGGACTACCTGGGGAAATACAACGCCAACCTGGGCGGCCACTACTTCTCCAGCCGGGTCACCGGCGAGGTGATGGGCCAGGCGCGAGAATCGGTGCGCGCCTTGTTAAATGCGCCGTCGCCCGACAACATTGTCTTCGGCATGAACATGACCACGCTGACTTTCCATCTCAGCCGCATCATCAGCCGCGACTGGCAGGCCGGCGATGAGGTCATCGTCACCGCGCTCGATCACTACGCCAACGTCTCCAGCTGGCAGCAGGCCGCCGCCGACAAAGGAGCCGTGGTGCATCAGATACCGCTGGAGAGCGCAGACTGTTCTCTCGACGCCGCAAAGGTGTGTGAACGCATCAACGCCAACACTCGCCTGGTGGCGGTCAGCTACGCCTCCAACGTCACCGGCAGCATCGTCGATATCAAAACCATCGTCGAAGCCGCGCATCGGGTCGGCGCGCAGGTGTATGTCGACGCCGTGCACTATGCGCCGCACAACCTGATCGACGTGCAGGCGCTGGGCTGTGATTTCCTGGTGTGCTCCGCCTACAAGTTCTTTGGCCCGCACGTCGGCATGGCCTATATCGCGCCGCAGTGGTTGCAACGCCTGCGGCCATATAAAGTCGAGCCGGCCACCGATGTCGGCCCCGGCCGTTTCGAGACCGGCACGCAAAGCTTCGAGGCGCTGGCCGGCGTCGCGGCGGCGATCGACTATCTGGCGCAGTGGGGCACGCCCGGCGCGCCGTTAAGGCAGCGCTTGCAGGAGAGTTTCGCCGCCTACCACCAGCATGAAGAGGCGCTGTGCCGCCACTTTTTGCAACGGCTGCAGCAACTCGACGGCGTGCGGCTCTACGGCCATTCACAGGCGGACAGCGCGCGCCGCACGCCAACCTTCGCCCTGACCTTCAACGGCCAGACGCCTGACGCAATCGCCCGTCATCTCGGGCAGCACAACATCTGCGCCGGCAGCGGGCATTTCTATGCGCTGGGCCTGATCCAGCAGTTGGGGTTACAGGACGGCGGCGTGCTGCGCATCGGCATGATGCACTACAACACCCAGGGCGAAATAGACACGCTGTTTAAGGTGATCGCCGAAGATATCCTCAGTTAA
- a CDS encoding BCCT family transporter encodes MSEKDTPLKNPQSHINKAVFFTSAVLIFLLVAFAAFFPDVADKNFKLLQQQIFTNASWFYILAVALILLSVTFLGLSRYGDIKLGPDHAQPDFRYHSWFAMLFSAGMGIGLMFFGVAEPVMHYLSPPVGTPESVEAAKQAMRLTFFHWGLHAWAIYAIVALILAFFSYRHGLPLTLRSALYPIIGDRIYGPIGHAVDIFAVIGTVFGVATSLGYGVLQVNAGLNHLFGVPINETVQVILIVVITGLATISVVSGLEKGIRFLSELNLGLALLLLALVLLLGPTVLLLKSFVENTGGYLSELVSKTFNLYAYEPKSSNWLGGWTLLYWGWWLSWSPFVGMFIARVSRGRTIREFVTGVLFVPAGFTLMWMTVFGNSAIYLIMEKGATDLAATVQQDVALALFNFLEHFPFSSVLSFIAMAMVIVFFVTSADSGAMVVDTLASGGSSNTPVWQRIFWASLMGIVAIALLIAGGLSALQTVTIASALPFSAILLVSIYGLLKALRRDLTKRDSQNMATIAPTAARNPIPWQRRLRNIAYLPKRSLVKRFMDEVIQPAMTLVQEELSKQNTLSSINATAEDRIRFEVDLGDELNFIYEVRLRGYSSPTFALAGLDNDEQQAEQHKYYRAEIYLKEGGQNYDVMGWNQEQLINDILDQYEKHLHFLHLVR; translated from the coding sequence ATGAGTGAGAAAGACACCCCCCTAAAAAATCCGCAAAGCCATATCAACAAAGCGGTATTCTTCACCTCTGCAGTCCTCATTTTTCTTCTGGTCGCATTCGCCGCCTTTTTCCCCGACGTCGCTGACAAGAACTTCAAACTTCTGCAGCAACAAATCTTCACCAACGCCAGCTGGTTTTATATTTTGGCCGTGGCGCTGATTTTGCTCAGCGTGACGTTTCTGGGGCTTTCCCGCTACGGCGACATCAAACTCGGCCCCGATCATGCGCAACCCGATTTTCGCTACCACTCATGGTTTGCCATGCTGTTTTCAGCGGGGATGGGCATCGGCCTGATGTTCTTCGGCGTGGCAGAACCGGTAATGCACTATCTTTCGCCGCCGGTCGGCACGCCCGAGAGCGTCGAGGCGGCCAAACAGGCCATGCGCCTGACCTTTTTCCACTGGGGGCTGCACGCCTGGGCGATCTACGCCATCGTGGCGTTGATTCTGGCCTTCTTCAGCTATCGGCATGGCCTGCCGTTGACCCTGCGCTCTGCGCTTTATCCGATCATCGGCGACCGCATTTATGGCCCTATCGGCCACGCCGTCGATATCTTCGCGGTCATCGGCACCGTATTCGGGGTCGCGACCTCGCTGGGTTATGGCGTGTTGCAGGTCAACGCCGGGCTTAACCACCTGTTTGGCGTGCCGATCAACGAAACCGTTCAGGTGATATTAATCGTGGTGATTACCGGGCTGGCCACCATTTCCGTGGTTTCAGGGCTGGAGAAAGGCATACGCTTTCTGTCGGAGCTGAACCTTGGCCTGGCGCTGTTGCTCCTGGCCTTGGTCTTGCTGTTGGGGCCAACCGTTCTGCTGTTGAAATCCTTTGTGGAAAATACCGGCGGCTATCTGTCCGAGCTGGTCAGCAAGACGTTCAACCTGTATGCCTATGAGCCGAAATCCAGCAACTGGTTAGGCGGATGGACGCTGCTCTATTGGGGGTGGTGGCTCTCCTGGTCGCCTTTCGTCGGTATGTTCATCGCACGAGTTTCCCGCGGCCGAACCATCCGCGAATTTGTCACGGGCGTGCTGTTCGTCCCGGCCGGCTTCACCCTCATGTGGATGACGGTGTTCGGCAACAGCGCCATTTACCTCATCATGGAAAAGGGCGCGACAGACCTCGCCGCTACGGTACAACAAGACGTGGCGCTGGCGTTGTTTAACTTCCTGGAGCATTTCCCGTTCTCCAGCGTGCTTTCGTTTATCGCCATGGCGATGGTTATCGTCTTTTTCGTCACCTCCGCCGATTCCGGCGCCATGGTCGTGGATACGCTGGCTTCGGGCGGCTCCAGCAACACGCCGGTTTGGCAACGCATTTTCTGGGCGTCGCTGATGGGCATCGTCGCCATCGCCTTGCTGATCGCCGGGGGGCTCAGCGCGCTGCAAACCGTCACCATCGCCAGCGCATTGCCTTTCTCGGCCATCTTGCTGGTCTCCATCTACGGCTTGCTTAAGGCACTGCGTCGCGATCTGACCAAACGCGACAGCCAAAATATGGCCACCATCGCCCCCACCGCCGCCCGCAACCCCATTCCCTGGCAGCGCAGGCTGCGCAATATCGCCTATCTGCCAAAACGCTCGCTGGTTAAGCGCTTTATGGATGAGGTCATCCAGCCTGCCATGACGCTGGTGCAGGAAGAGCTGAGTAAACAAAACACGCTCAGCAGCATCAACGCCACTGCGGAAGACCGCATTCGTTTCGAGGTCGATTTGGGCGATGAGCTTAACTTTATCTATGAAGTCAGACTGCGCGGCTACAGTTCGCCGACGTTCGCCCTCGCCGGGCTGGATAACGATGAACAGCAAGCCGAGCAGCACAAGTATTATCGCGCGGAGATCTACCTGAAAGAAGGCGGCCAGAACTACGATGTCATGGGCTGGAATCAGGAGCAGTTGATCAACGATATTCTTGACCAGTACGAGAAACACCTGCATTTCTTGCATCTGGTTCGCTGA
- the dsbC gene encoding bifunctional protein-disulfide isomerase/oxidoreductase DsbC gives MKKGLMLLSLLVASVTSAAHADDAAIKKALASLGIQQADVQPSPVNGLKTVLTDSGVLYASEDGKHILQGPLFDVSGKEPVNVTNQLLGSKMDALKDQMIVYKAPKEKHVITVFTDITCGYCHKLHQQMKEYNDLGITVRYLAFPRQGLASQAEKDMQSIWCTADKAKAFDAAMKGDAISPATCKTDISKHYELGVQFGIQGTPAIILENGMMIPGYQGPKEMAAMLDAHQAATKAGG, from the coding sequence ATGAAAAAAGGTTTAATGCTGCTCTCACTGCTGGTGGCTTCGGTGACCAGCGCCGCCCATGCCGATGACGCGGCGATCAAAAAAGCGCTCGCCAGCCTGGGCATCCAGCAGGCGGACGTGCAGCCTTCACCGGTCAATGGACTGAAAACCGTGCTGACCGACAGCGGCGTGCTGTACGCCTCCGAAGACGGCAAGCATATCCTGCAGGGCCCGCTGTTCGACGTCAGCGGCAAAGAGCCGGTCAACGTGACCAACCAACTGCTGGGCAGCAAGATGGACGCGCTGAAAGATCAGATGATCGTCTACAAGGCGCCGAAAGAGAAACACGTGATCACCGTGTTCACCGACATCACCTGCGGTTACTGCCACAAGCTGCACCAGCAGATGAAAGAGTACAACGATCTGGGCATCACCGTGCGCTACCTGGCGTTCCCGCGCCAGGGGCTGGCCTCTCAGGCTGAGAAAGACATGCAGTCGATCTGGTGCACCGCAGACAAGGCCAAGGCGTTCGACGCCGCCATGAAGGGCGACGCCATCTCCCCGGCGACCTGCAAAACCGACATCAGCAAGCATTACGAGCTGGGCGTGCAGTTCGGCATTCAGGGCACGCCGGCGATCATCCTGGAAAACGGCATGATGATCCCGGGCTATCAGGGGCCGAAAGAGATGGCCGCCATGCTGGATGCGCACCAGGCCGCCACCAAAGCCGGTGGTTAA
- the fldB gene encoding flavodoxin FldB, producing MKIGLFYGSSTCYTEMAAEKIREILGEDLVDLHNLKDVSPKLMEDYSILILGIPTWDFGELQEDWEAIWPQLPALDLKGKIVAMYGMGDQLGYGEWFLDALGMLHDHIAPLGVQFIGFWPTEGFEFTSPKPLSADGKHFVGLALDEVNQYDLSEERLQQWCEQILLEMEPLL from the coding sequence ATGAAGATTGGTCTGTTTTACGGCTCCAGCACCTGCTACACCGAGATGGCGGCAGAAAAAATCCGTGAGATTCTGGGTGAAGACCTGGTCGACCTGCACAACCTGAAAGACGTCTCTCCCAAGCTGATGGAGGACTATTCCATACTGATCCTCGGCATCCCGACCTGGGATTTCGGCGAACTGCAGGAAGACTGGGAAGCGATCTGGCCGCAGCTGCCGGCGCTGGATCTGAAAGGCAAAATCGTCGCCATGTACGGCATGGGCGATCAGCTCGGGTACGGTGAGTGGTTCCTTGACGCGCTGGGCATGCTGCACGATCACATCGCGCCGCTGGGCGTGCAGTTCATCGGCTTCTGGCCAACCGAGGGCTTCGAGTTCACCAGCCCCAAACCGCTGAGCGCCGACGGCAAACACTTCGTCGGCCTGGCGCTCGATGAGGTCAATCAATACGATCTGAGCGAAGAGCGCCTGCAGCAATGGTGCGAACAGATCCTGCTGGAAATGGAGCCGCTGCTGTAG
- the xerD gene encoding site-specific tyrosine recombinase XerD — MQQQDHALIEQFLDALWLERNLAENTLASYRLDLQALGTWLGQQNTALLQAQALDLQAFLAERVDGGYKATSSARLLSAMRRLFQYLYREKLRADDPTAQLASPKLPQRLPKDLSEAQVDALLQAPCVDQPLELRDKAMLEVLYATGLRVSELVGLSISDVSLRQGVVRVIGKGNKERLVPLGEEAVYWIENYLEHGRPWLVNGQTLDVLFPSTRCQQMTRQTFWHRIKHYAILAGIDSERLSPHVLRHAFATHLLNHGADLRVVQMLLGHSDLSTTQIYTHVATERLKQLHQQHHPRA; from the coding sequence GTGCAACAGCAAGACCATGCGCTGATTGAACAATTCCTGGATGCGCTGTGGCTTGAGCGCAATCTGGCGGAAAATACGCTGGCCTCCTACCGGCTGGATTTGCAGGCGCTGGGCACCTGGCTTGGCCAGCAAAACACCGCCTTGCTGCAGGCGCAGGCGTTGGATCTGCAGGCTTTTCTCGCCGAGCGGGTGGACGGCGGCTACAAGGCCACCAGCTCCGCGCGTTTGCTGAGCGCCATGCGCCGCCTGTTTCAGTACCTGTACCGCGAAAAGCTGCGCGCCGACGATCCCACCGCGCAGCTGGCGTCTCCCAAGCTGCCGCAGCGTTTGCCGAAGGATCTGAGCGAGGCGCAGGTCGATGCGCTGCTGCAGGCGCCCTGCGTCGATCAGCCGCTGGAGCTGCGCGACAAGGCGATGCTCGAAGTGTTGTACGCCACCGGGCTGCGGGTTTCCGAACTTGTGGGGCTGAGCATCAGCGACGTCAGCCTGCGGCAGGGCGTGGTGCGGGTGATCGGCAAGGGCAACAAGGAGCGGCTGGTGCCGCTGGGCGAAGAGGCGGTCTACTGGATTGAAAATTATCTGGAGCACGGCCGCCCGTGGCTGGTCAACGGCCAGACGCTGGATGTGCTGTTCCCCAGCACCCGTTGCCAGCAAATGACCCGACAGACGTTCTGGCATCGCATCAAACACTATGCCATCCTTGCGGGCATCGACAGCGAGCGTCTGTCGCCGCACGTGTTGCGGCACGCGTTCGCCACCCATTTGCTGAACCATGGGGCCGATCTCCGTGTCGTACAGATGTTGTTAGGGCACAGCGATCTCTCGACCACGCAAATTTATACTCATGTAGCGACCGAACGACTGAAACAGCTACATCAACAGCATCACCCGCGCGCCTGA